A genomic window from Salvelinus sp. IW2-2015 linkage group LG13, ASM291031v2, whole genome shotgun sequence includes:
- the LOC111972041 gene encoding protein mono-ADP-ribosyltransferase PARP16 isoform X2 has product MQPPLPPDEVRELVCSCLHRDPVAADLRCSLFVAAAQSYKRDSLLRPYPPRYIRDTDTKEFDELLSDVSSLPGVRELVRLRPGKADHHLALTHWVLFSKSFAVKTLQKDEYVKLCNLTEAEGISAPVPDFLFELEYCDQMNVKFEKTRAGRDLFYAFHGSRLENFHSIIHNGLHCHLNKTSLFGEGTYLTSDLSMAVLYSPHGNGWGDSLLGPLLSCVAMCEVIDHPDVKCQVKRKDSETIDRQRSRARNSEGGEVPQKYFVVTNNQLLRVKYLLVYSQRRHLSRHSQGRSWLVRHHFAIMMSLYLLLLIFIGTFNSTTFLSFWNRLFR; this is encoded by the exons ATGCAGCCGCCACTCCCGCCAGATGAAGTCAGAGAGCTGGTGTGTTCCTGTCTTCACAGGGACCCAGTAGCTGCTGACCTGAGATGCAGCCTGTTTGTTGCTGCWGCTCAGAGCTACAAGAGGGACTCACTGCTCAGACCCTACCCCCCCAGATATATCAGAGACACTGACACCAAGGAGTTTGATGAGCTG CTGTCAGATGTGAGCAGTTTGCCTGGTGTGAGGGAGCTGGTGAGATTGAGACCTGGCAAAGCTGACCATCATCTGGCCCTCACACACTGGGTTCTCTTCTCCAAGAGCTTCGCTGTGAAGACACTACAGAAAGACGAG TATGTCAAGCTCTGTAACCTGACAGAGGCTGAGGGGATCTCTGCGCCGGTCCCGGACTTCCTGTTTGAGCTAGAATACTGCGACCAGATGAACGTTAAGTTTGAGAAGACGCGGGCGGGACGTGACCTCTTCTATGCATTCCACGGCAGCCGACTGGAGAACTTCCATTCTATCATACACAACGGACTACACTGCCACCTCAACAAG ACGTCATTGTTCGGAGAGGGCACCTACCTCACCAGTGACCTCAGCATGGCGGTCCTCTACAGTCCCCATGGCAACGGTTGGGGCGACAGCCTCCTGGGACCGTTGCTAAGCTGTGTCGCCATGTGTGAGGTCATTGACCACCCAGACGTCAAGTGCCAGGTAAAGAGGAAAG ACTCTGAGACCATTGACCGGCAGCGATCCAGAGCCAGGaacagtgaaggaggagaggtcCCTCAGAAGTACTTTGTGGTCACCAACAATCAGCTGCTCCGAGTCAAATACTTGCTAGTG TACTCTCAGAGAAGACACCTGTCCAG ACATTCCCAGGGCAGGTCGTGGCTGGTCAGACATCACTTTGCCATTATGATGAGTCTCTACCTACTGCTTCTCATCTTCATCGGTACCTTCAACTCCACCACATTCCTCTCCTTCTGGAACCGGCTCTTCCGGTGA
- the scamp5a gene encoding secretory carrier-associated membrane protein 5, which translates to MAENNFPPLPGFIPLKPCFYQDFNEIPDVHRSICKKLYYLWIFNSATLAVNLIGCLAWMCGGGGATNFGMAILWLILFTPCSYVCWFRPIYKAFKTDSSFNFMAFFFVFMAQVVISIIQCIGIPGWGVCGWLATITFFSTNIGSAVVMLIPTIMFTAMAVLSFTGLTKVHNMYRGTGGSMSKAQEEWTTGAWKNPHVQQAAQQAAVGVAQGAMQQQQPQYSQAPTYNYDDPGM; encoded by the exons ATGGCAG AAAACAATTTCCCTCCCCTGCCTGGCTTCATCCCTCTGAAGCCGTGTTTCTATCAGGACTTCAACGAGATCCCAGATGTACACCGCTCCATCTGCAAGAAGCTCTACTATCTATGGATCT TCAACAGTGCCACCTTGGCGGTCAATCTGATTGGCTGCCTGGCGTGGATGTGCGGCGGGGGCGGAGCCACTAACTTTGGCATGGCCATTCTGTGGCTCATCYTGTTCACCCCCTGTTCCTACGTGTGCTGGTTCAGACCCATCTACAAGGCCTTCAA gACTGACAGCTCGTTCAACTTCATGGCGTTCTTCTTCGTGTTCATGGCCCAGGTGGTGATCAGCATCATCCAGTGTATAGGCATTCCAGGCTGGGGCGTCTG tGGCTGGCTGGCTACCATCACCTTCTTTAGCACCAATATAGGCTCCGCTGTAGTCATGCTGATCCCCACCATCATGTTCACTGCCATGGCTGTCCTCTCCTTCACCGGGCTCACCAAG GTGCACAACATGTACCGTGGCACTGGGGGCAGTATGAGTAAAGCCCAAGAGGAGTGGACCACCGGGGCCTGGAAGAACCCTCACGTCCAGCAGGCAGCGCAGCAGGCCGCTGTGGGGGTGGCRCAGGGAGCCATGCAGCAGCAACAGCCCCAGTACTCACAGGCACCCACCTACAATTACGACGACCCGGGCATGTAG